A stretch of Eisenibacter elegans DSM 3317 DNA encodes these proteins:
- a CDS encoding cysteine desulfurase, with product MQFTDIAFDIEKVRQDFPILHQKVHGKPLVYFDNAATSQKPKTVIEALTTYYEATNANIHRGAHYLAAKATEEYEQTREAIRDFLNAQSTQEIIFVRGVTEAINLIASTYGRANVQAGDEIILSTMEHHSNIVPWQLLAAEKGAHIRVIPLNEHGELQMEEYQKLLSPRTKIVSIVHASNALGTINPIKEMAAMAHAVGAIFVADGAQASVHLPLDVQDLDCDFYAFSGHKVYAPTGIGALYGKKALLEAMPPYHGGGEMIKDVSFEHTTYNELPFKFEAGTPNIADAIAFRNALEYVSSFGKANIAHYEHQLLQYATEQMLQIEGLRIVGTAAQKVSVISFVVDGCHPNDIGTLLDTDGIAIRTGHHCTQPLMDSLGISGTARISFAMYNTKDEVDIAVRSLQKTLKMLR from the coding sequence ATGCAATTTACAGACATTGCTTTCGATATAGAAAAAGTCCGTCAAGACTTTCCCATTTTACACCAAAAAGTACACGGCAAACCCTTGGTATACTTTGACAATGCCGCTACTTCGCAAAAACCCAAGACGGTGATTGAGGCGCTTACTACTTACTACGAAGCCACCAATGCCAACATCCACCGAGGCGCACACTACTTAGCGGCCAAAGCTACCGAAGAGTACGAGCAAACCCGCGAAGCCATTCGCGATTTTCTCAATGCTCAAAGTACGCAGGAAATCATCTTTGTTCGTGGTGTAACAGAAGCCATCAACCTCATTGCCAGCACCTATGGCCGTGCCAATGTACAAGCCGGAGACGAAATCATCCTCTCTACGATGGAGCACCACTCCAACATCGTGCCTTGGCAGCTTTTGGCTGCCGAAAAAGGCGCACACATCCGTGTCATTCCGCTCAACGAACACGGAGAGCTGCAAATGGAGGAGTACCAAAAACTACTCAGCCCACGTACCAAGATTGTCTCTATCGTACACGCCTCTAATGCCTTGGGTACTATCAATCCTATCAAAGAAATGGCCGCTATGGCACACGCCGTAGGTGCCATCTTTGTTGCAGATGGCGCACAGGCCAGCGTACACCTTCCGCTCGATGTGCAAGACCTAGACTGTGATTTCTATGCTTTCTCAGGGCATAAAGTATATGCGCCTACAGGCATTGGTGCGCTTTACGGCAAAAAAGCCTTGTTAGAGGCTATGCCCCCGTATCATGGTGGAGGTGAGATGATCAAAGATGTAAGCTTCGAACATACCACCTACAACGAGCTGCCCTTCAAGTTTGAAGCTGGCACTCCCAACATTGCCGATGCCATCGCCTTCCGCAATGCCCTAGAGTATGTCAGTAGCTTTGGCAAGGCCAACATTGCTCACTACGAGCACCAACTCCTGCAATATGCCACTGAGCAAATGTTGCAAATCGAAGGGCTGCGCATCGTTGGCACTGCCGCCCAAAAAGTCAGTGTGATTTCCTTTGTGGTAGATGGCTGCCACCCCAACGATATCGGTACTTTGCTTGACACCGACGGTATCGCCATCCGTACCGGACACCACTGTACACAGCCCTTGATGGATTCGCTCGGTATCAGCGGTACTGCCCGCATCTCTTTTGCGATGTACAACACCAAAGACGAAGTCGATATCGCCGTCCGAAGTCTCCAGAAAACGCTCAAGATGCTACGCTAA